In Vibrio diazotrophicus, the following proteins share a genomic window:
- a CDS encoding AmpG family muropeptide MFS transporter: MQQENQSLTWIETIRSYFDKRLLWVLMLGCSSGFPWVLIGSNMSGWLKDAGLTRSAIGYFGSVFAVYAINFLWAPAVDRVRLPVLHSLLGQRRSWILLCQVLILICTLFIAGVNPATNLMLTSMLALGIAIASATQDIAVDAFRIDTFPKSESSKLPQASAMAVIGWWTGYSVPGYLAFINADSMGWNGVYYGMAAIVGVLILFTLLVGEPNTNREALQKQAEQRHNKVVNSKILAWLSVTVLEPFIDFFRRNGTSVAITLLLFVFLFKIGEAFLGRMSIAFYKEIGFSNEQIGYYSKLIGWGITMLFTLLGSMVNVRFGIVRGLMIGGIAMSASNLMFSWIAQVGPNEHLFLATIIVDNFTTAFSTVAFVSFLTVMTGQAFSATQYALLASLGNFGRTTLASFSGELADYLNDWSLFFILTALMVIPSLIMLYTLRHYFTDLLNKARDHKEELVEEKIVK; this comes from the coding sequence ATGCAACAAGAAAATCAATCTCTCACTTGGATTGAGACTATCCGTAGCTACTTCGATAAACGTCTGCTTTGGGTATTGATGCTCGGATGCTCCAGCGGTTTCCCTTGGGTGTTGATTGGCTCAAACATGTCTGGCTGGTTAAAAGATGCAGGACTGACTCGAAGTGCCATTGGCTATTTCGGTAGTGTGTTTGCGGTTTACGCGATTAACTTTCTATGGGCACCCGCGGTTGACCGAGTCCGCTTACCAGTTCTGCACTCTCTGCTTGGGCAGCGTCGAAGCTGGATACTCCTTTGTCAGGTTCTGATTTTAATTTGTACTCTGTTTATTGCTGGCGTAAACCCAGCGACAAACCTGATGCTGACATCCATGCTCGCCCTAGGTATTGCGATTGCTTCTGCAACTCAGGATATTGCCGTTGATGCGTTTCGTATCGATACTTTTCCGAAATCGGAATCCAGTAAACTGCCACAAGCTTCTGCTATGGCAGTGATTGGTTGGTGGACAGGCTATTCGGTTCCCGGCTATCTGGCATTTATCAATGCTGATTCAATGGGCTGGAATGGTGTGTACTACGGTATGGCTGCAATCGTGGGCGTGTTGATTCTATTTACCCTGCTGGTTGGCGAACCTAACACCAACCGTGAAGCGCTACAGAAACAGGCTGAGCAACGACACAACAAAGTGGTCAATTCAAAGATATTGGCCTGGTTGAGTGTAACAGTACTGGAACCATTCATTGATTTCTTCCGCCGCAACGGCACTTCGGTAGCTATCACACTGCTGTTGTTCGTTTTCCTATTTAAGATTGGTGAAGCGTTCCTCGGCCGAATGTCTATCGCGTTTTACAAAGAAATCGGCTTCAGCAACGAGCAGATTGGTTACTACTCCAAACTGATTGGCTGGGGTATTACTATGCTGTTTACCCTGCTTGGCAGCATGGTAAACGTGCGCTTTGGTATTGTCCGCGGGTTGATGATTGGTGGTATCGCCATGTCAGCAAGTAACTTAATGTTCTCTTGGATTGCTCAGGTTGGTCCAAATGAACATCTTTTCCTTGCCACTATTATTGTCGATAACTTCACCACGGCATTTTCTACAGTCGCCTTCGTCTCCTTCTTAACAGTGATGACGGGGCAAGCCTTCTCTGCAACTCAATATGCTTTGCTAGCCTCATTAGGCAACTTCGGCCGCACTACACTGGCCTCCTTCAGTGGCGAGCTGGCAGACTACTTAAATGACTGGTCGCTGTTCTTTATTCTGACCGCTTTGATGGTTATTCCAAGTTTGATCATGCTGTATACGCTGCGTCATTACTTTACTGACCTGTTAAATAAAGCAAGAGATCACAAAGAAGAACTGGTAGAAGAAAAAATAGTGAAGTAA
- a CDS encoding DJ-1 family glyoxalase III, producing MTKRILVPIAPGTEEMEAVTIIDILVRAGYQVVVASADFEGKLTMKASRGVTLTADCKLVDIADEEFDAVVLPGGVQGSENFRDSTVLVEIIKQQKYDGRLVAAICAAPAVVLIHHDLFPSALMTGHPNFKDHIPEDLWRNRRVTYDVNNNLLTSQGPGSALEFSIEIIALLSGKALAREIALPMVPVPQLNYEKYGEA from the coding sequence ATGACTAAACGCATACTTGTTCCTATCGCTCCGGGTACGGAGGAAATGGAAGCGGTAACCATCATTGATATTCTGGTACGTGCTGGCTATCAGGTCGTGGTTGCGAGTGCCGATTTTGAAGGCAAACTCACCATGAAGGCGTCTCGTGGCGTGACTTTAACAGCCGATTGTAAGTTGGTTGATATCGCAGATGAAGAGTTCGACGCTGTTGTTCTACCGGGCGGCGTGCAAGGCTCCGAGAACTTCCGCGACAGCACCGTTTTGGTTGAAATCATCAAGCAACAAAAATACGACGGACGCCTAGTTGCTGCTATCTGCGCTGCGCCGGCAGTCGTTCTAATTCATCATGATCTTTTCCCTAGTGCGTTAATGACAGGCCACCCGAATTTTAAAGACCATATTCCTGAAGATTTATGGCGCAACCGTCGCGTCACTTACGATGTGAACAACAACCTTCTCACCAGCCAAGGTCCAGGTTCAGCGTTAGAGTTTTCTATTGAAATTATTGCCCTGCTTTCTGGCAAAGCGTTAGCTCGTGAAATTGCTCTTCCAATGGTTCCAGTGCCACAGCTGAACTATGAAAAATACGGTGAGGCATAA
- the tcdA gene encoding tRNA cyclic N6-threonylcarbamoyladenosine(37) synthase TcdA codes for MRELDTPASDSFNQRFGGTRRLYGNSEVDILRAAHVCVIGIGGVGSWAVEALARTGIGELTLIDMDDVCVTNINRQIHAMSGTVGQSKIEVMAERVKLINPECKVNLIDDFITPDNQHEYLTKDYDYVLDAIDSVKAKASLLAYCRSNKIKVITIGGAGGQTDPTQIKVADLTKTIQDPLAKKIKDRLRQHHNFPTNPARKFGIDCVFSTEHLKYPQADGSVCATKSTAEGPKRMDCASGFGAATVVTATFGFVAVARIVEKIIQKHSK; via the coding sequence ATGCGTGAACTCGATACTCCAGCCTCAGATAGCTTTAACCAACGATTCGGCGGTACTCGTCGACTGTATGGCAATAGCGAAGTCGATATCCTGCGTGCAGCGCACGTATGTGTTATTGGTATTGGCGGTGTGGGTTCATGGGCTGTTGAAGCGTTGGCAAGAACAGGTATTGGTGAACTGACGCTGATTGATATGGATGATGTTTGTGTGACCAACATTAACCGTCAAATTCATGCTATGTCTGGTACTGTTGGTCAGAGCAAAATTGAAGTGATGGCAGAACGGGTTAAGCTAATTAACCCTGAGTGCAAAGTTAATTTGATTGATGATTTCATCACGCCTGACAACCAGCATGAGTATCTGACCAAAGATTATGACTATGTGTTGGATGCGATTGACAGTGTGAAGGCAAAAGCCTCTTTGCTTGCTTATTGTCGTAGCAACAAGATCAAAGTCATTACGATTGGCGGCGCGGGTGGTCAAACCGACCCTACACAAATCAAAGTGGCTGATCTGACCAAAACCATTCAAGATCCTTTGGCGAAGAAGATTAAAGATCGTCTGCGTCAGCACCATAATTTCCCGACCAATCCGGCGCGTAAGTTTGGTATCGACTGTGTTTTCTCGACAGAACATCTCAAGTATCCACAAGCGGATGGTTCAGTATGTGCGACCAAATCGACCGCAGAAGGTCCTAAACGTATGGATTGTGCGTCTGGTTTTGGTGCTGCTACCGTCGTTACCGCAACATTCGGCTTTGTAGCCGTTGCGCGTATCGTAGAAAAAATCATTCAGAAACACAGTAAGTAG
- a CDS encoding peptidylprolyl isomerase gives MVKGSLAALAITASSYVWAGPQVEVETTLGTFTIELNEEQAPISVANFLRYVEDGSYVGTIFHRIIPGFMAQGGGFDTDMKQVSTYAPIQNEASNGLRNDTATIAMARTNDPNSATRQFYINLVDNDFLNYGQRPPGYAVFGQVTKGFEVVQKMAQQPTRSIGYMKDVPVTPIIITNATLIK, from the coding sequence ATGGTGAAAGGCTCTTTGGCAGCGCTCGCTATCACTGCGAGCAGCTATGTTTGGGCAGGGCCTCAAGTTGAAGTTGAAACTACTTTAGGCACTTTCACCATTGAACTAAACGAAGAACAGGCACCAATCAGTGTTGCCAACTTCCTTCGCTACGTTGAAGACGGCAGTTATGTCGGTACTATCTTCCACCGCATAATCCCAGGCTTTATGGCACAAGGTGGCGGTTTTGATACCGATATGAAGCAAGTCAGCACCTATGCGCCAATTCAAAATGAAGCGAGCAACGGTTTACGCAATGACACCGCGACAATTGCTATGGCTCGTACCAACGACCCAAATTCAGCCACGCGTCAGTTCTATATCAACCTCGTTGATAACGATTTTCTGAACTACGGTCAACGCCCACCGGGCTACGCTGTGTTTGGTCAAGTCACTAAAGGTTTTGAAGTCGTTCAAAAGATGGCTCAACAACCTACTCGATCAATTGGCTACATGAAGGATGTTCCTGTAACACCTATCATCATCACCAACGCCACTCTGATTAAATAA
- a CDS encoding DUF2850 domain-containing protein: MPKAAKLNRDQMFNNSQADAAANGSGVKNRKRLELFLILLLVLGSIVAAILYGNVIDRIKSTLAPKQEIYGVWVEQDVAYYSTRRLEIGPDGITMEGRVYTTRYDFDGHYLTFKVAGQEYKFQMTNPENTEMKQVTSAHYKPIFRMSGKN; this comes from the coding sequence ATGCCTAAAGCAGCAAAATTAAATCGAGACCAAATGTTTAATAATTCACAAGCAGACGCTGCCGCGAATGGTAGTGGTGTGAAAAACAGAAAACGGTTGGAACTCTTCCTAATCTTACTCTTGGTTTTGGGAAGTATTGTAGCGGCAATTCTTTACGGAAATGTGATTGATCGAATAAAAAGCACCCTTGCGCCGAAACAAGAGATTTACGGAGTCTGGGTGGAGCAAGATGTGGCTTATTACTCAACTCGTAGGCTGGAAATTGGTCCTGACGGTATTACGATGGAAGGGCGTGTTTATACCACGCGGTATGATTTCGACGGACATTATTTAACCTTCAAGGTGGCGGGGCAGGAATACAAGTTTCAAATGACGAACCCTGAGAATACGGAAATGAAGCAAGTAACCAGCGCTCATTACAAACCCATTTTCCGAATGTCAGGAAAAAACTAA
- a CDS encoding outer membrane protein OmpK yields the protein MRKSLLTLGLLAATSAPVMAADYSDGDIHKNDYKFLQFNLMGAFNELPRSSDTGHDYLEMEFGGRSGIFDLYGYVDVFNLTSNPGSDKDGADKIFMKFAPRMSLDAVTGTDLSFGPVQELYLATLMEWGGGGATNCNDDKSVCLEGETTNSQKVGLGSDVMVPWFGKMGLNLYGTYDSNKKDWNGYQISVNWFKPFFFFENGSFISYQGYIDYQFGMNDDIKELNTTNGGAMFNGIYWHSDRFALGYGLKGYKDVYGLKDGGWAGKTTGFGHYISATYKF from the coding sequence ATGCGTAAATCACTTCTTACTCTTGGCCTATTAGCAGCAACTTCTGCTCCAGTTATGGCTGCTGATTACTCAGATGGCGACATCCACAAAAACGATTACAAGTTCCTACAGTTCAACTTAATGGGTGCTTTTAACGAATTACCTCGCTCTTCTGATACAGGTCATGACTACTTAGAAATGGAGTTTGGTGGTCGTTCAGGAATCTTCGATCTTTACGGTTATGTTGATGTTTTCAACCTTACAAGTAACCCAGGTAGCGACAAAGACGGCGCTGATAAAATCTTTATGAAGTTCGCGCCTCGTATGTCTCTAGACGCAGTAACAGGAACAGACCTATCTTTTGGTCCAGTTCAAGAGCTATACCTAGCAACGCTAATGGAATGGGGCGGTGGCGGTGCGACAAACTGCAACGACGATAAAAGTGTTTGTCTAGAAGGTGAGACGACAAACTCTCAGAAAGTTGGTCTAGGTTCTGATGTTATGGTTCCTTGGTTCGGTAAAATGGGCTTGAACCTGTACGGTACTTACGACTCTAACAAGAAAGACTGGAACGGTTACCAAATCTCTGTGAACTGGTTTAAGCCTTTCTTCTTCTTTGAAAACGGTTCATTTATTTCTTACCAAGGTTACATTGATTACCAATTTGGTATGAATGACGATATTAAAGAACTTAACACGACAAATGGTGGTGCTATGTTCAACGGTATCTACTGGCACTCAGACCGCTTCGCTCTAGGTTACGGTCTTAAAGGCTACAAAGATGTCTACGGCCTAAAAGACGGCGGTTGGGCTGGTAAAACAACTGGCTTTGGTCACTACATCTCAGCAACTTACAAATTCTAA
- the panE gene encoding 2-dehydropantoate 2-reductase: MNIVIVGPGAIGSLWAYKLHQAGHKVSLWGTKQNQQWMLAADDSPEILFSYNQPQTLINADLLLITVKAWQVETAITPLLPHVNKDAILLFIHNGMGAVDNIVELIFEYPVVIATTTHGALKVDAHHVKHTGIGQTQLGAFNEKGSQCTFLVDVLNHALPTVSWNPNIQFALWNKLAINCAINPLTAIHQCLNGALEEDRFRPTLDAVIDELVSVMQAEEIPVDRNQLTTNIDNVIRATAANKSSMHQDIFYRRQTEIDFITGYLVRKAQQHGIEVPANSELYKQIQLLEKNGKHHD, from the coding sequence ATGAATATCGTCATTGTTGGTCCGGGTGCAATTGGCAGCCTATGGGCGTACAAGCTGCATCAGGCTGGACACAAGGTTTCCTTGTGGGGCACTAAACAAAACCAACAATGGATGTTGGCGGCGGATGATTCCCCTGAAATTCTATTTAGCTATAACCAACCACAGACTCTTATCAATGCGGATCTTTTACTGATCACAGTAAAAGCATGGCAGGTTGAAACCGCCATAACTCCACTCCTACCCCATGTGAACAAAGATGCCATTTTGCTTTTTATACACAATGGTATGGGTGCTGTAGATAACATCGTAGAGCTGATATTCGAATATCCGGTTGTCATCGCCACCACGACCCACGGCGCACTTAAAGTCGACGCTCATCATGTAAAACACACGGGAATTGGCCAAACTCAGCTTGGCGCTTTCAACGAAAAGGGCAGCCAGTGTACCTTTCTGGTTGATGTGTTGAACCACGCTTTACCGACAGTATCGTGGAACCCGAACATACAGTTTGCTCTGTGGAATAAATTAGCCATCAACTGCGCAATCAATCCCCTGACAGCCATTCACCAATGTCTGAATGGTGCACTAGAAGAAGACAGATTTCGACCGACACTGGACGCTGTCATTGACGAGTTAGTGTCTGTGATGCAAGCAGAAGAGATTCCCGTCGACAGGAACCAACTGACAACCAACATTGACAATGTCATTCGCGCCACAGCAGCGAATAAATCATCAATGCATCAAGATATTTTCTATCGTCGTCAAACCGAGATAGACTTCATTACAGGCTACCTTGTACGTAAAGCTCAACAACATGGCATAGAAGTGCCAGCCAATAGTGAGTTGTACAAGCAAATCCAATTATTAGAAAAAAACGGAAAACATCATGACTAA
- a CDS encoding MDR family MFS transporter, which translates to MAEPIDKKTFLTIFTTVFLPMFLAAIDQTLLATATPVMVRDLGNIQLSSWIAIGYMLAGAASVPVYGWLGDQYGRKKMLMIALCIFAVGSVVCALAVSMHGLVFGRIVQGLGSGGLMSLSQALISEYVPPRQRAKFQGYFASLFALSSICGPVLGGVVVTYLTWHWLFWFNLPLIGFALYRLAKLEQVSRKAEKKPIDFFGLILFPSMMTAIIYWLSAGGHYFSWSSSTSITLLATFAVLLVVFVVQQKRVSHSFLPLRLLVQKEIYIPLTSTFLFAACLFSLVFFLPIYLQVGLNTSAATAGLLLMPLSAGMISGSYITGKVIAKTAIPKWMPVMGMSLSCLAFFSLAMFDFGPYVVSLFGCLCGLGFGTVMPSTQLQIQTIAGKENLGRITSMGSLSRSVGASVGTAVFGTLIYSLIPNFSAEGSLSELLNTPQPVISNAFQTGFLLAGTLALICAVNAARAPRIHLDDYE; encoded by the coding sequence ATGGCGGAGCCGATAGATAAGAAAACCTTTCTTACCATCTTTACCACAGTCTTTTTGCCGATGTTTTTGGCGGCTATCGATCAAACACTGCTAGCAACAGCAACACCCGTTATGGTCAGAGATCTGGGTAATATTCAGCTTTCATCTTGGATTGCAATTGGTTATATGCTTGCGGGTGCGGCTTCCGTACCTGTGTATGGTTGGCTTGGTGATCAGTATGGTCGTAAAAAGATGCTGATGATTGCGCTCTGCATTTTTGCCGTTGGTTCTGTTGTTTGCGCGTTAGCAGTGAGTATGCACGGTTTAGTGTTTGGCCGAATTGTTCAGGGGCTAGGGAGTGGCGGCTTAATGAGCCTGTCTCAAGCTTTGATTAGTGAATATGTTCCGCCCAGACAAAGAGCAAAGTTCCAAGGTTATTTTGCCTCTTTGTTTGCTTTATCCAGTATCTGTGGCCCCGTGCTTGGCGGCGTTGTGGTGACCTATTTAACTTGGCATTGGTTGTTTTGGTTTAACTTACCCCTAATTGGATTTGCACTGTATCGTTTAGCAAAACTGGAGCAAGTCAGCCGTAAAGCCGAGAAAAAGCCAATAGATTTCTTTGGATTAATACTATTTCCAAGCATGATGACTGCAATTATTTATTGGTTGTCTGCTGGTGGGCATTACTTTTCGTGGAGTTCCTCAACCAGCATAACGTTGTTGGCCACTTTCGCTGTCTTGCTAGTTGTGTTTGTCGTGCAGCAGAAAAGGGTTTCTCACTCGTTTCTTCCTTTGCGGCTATTAGTGCAAAAAGAAATCTATATTCCACTGACTTCCACCTTCTTATTTGCAGCGTGCTTGTTTTCATTAGTGTTCTTCTTACCAATTTATCTTCAGGTGGGCCTTAACACTTCGGCTGCGACTGCTGGACTACTGTTGATGCCGTTGTCTGCGGGAATGATTAGTGGTTCTTATATTACAGGTAAGGTTATCGCCAAAACGGCTATCCCTAAATGGATGCCGGTGATGGGCATGTCGTTAAGCTGTCTGGCATTTTTCTCATTGGCGATGTTTGATTTCGGGCCTTATGTTGTGAGTTTATTTGGTTGCTTATGTGGATTGGGATTCGGAACGGTTATGCCGTCGACTCAACTGCAAATTCAGACCATTGCTGGAAAAGAAAATTTAGGCCGAATCACATCAATGGGATCGCTAAGCCGTTCTGTCGGTGCTTCTGTAGGGACAGCGGTGTTTGGTACATTAATTTACTCACTGATTCCGAATTTCAGTGCAGAAGGCTCACTCAGTGAGTTACTCAATACACCGCAGCCTGTGATTTCTAATGCTTTCCAGACGGGTTTTTTGCTCGCAGGGACTCTTGCTCTTATCTGCGCGGTGAATGCCGCAAGAGCACCGCGCATTCATTTAGATGACTACGAATAA
- the csdE gene encoding cysteine desulfurase sulfur acceptor subunit CsdE: MQTFPTTPFGSKITSEDIVQTMQQFNGWEDRYRQVIQWGKKLPVMPEELKSEQVTVSGCESLVWLVSQQEEGIWHFCADSDARIVRGLIALVMAAFEGKTSQQIQDFDVDGYFEQLGLITHLSPSRGNGLKAIIDKVKEIAV, encoded by the coding sequence ATGCAGACTTTTCCCACCACTCCATTTGGTAGCAAAATCACCAGCGAAGATATAGTGCAGACCATGCAACAGTTTAACGGCTGGGAAGACCGCTACCGTCAGGTGATTCAGTGGGGCAAAAAGCTACCTGTGATGCCAGAAGAACTGAAAAGTGAACAAGTAACGGTTTCGGGATGTGAAAGCTTAGTCTGGTTGGTTAGCCAGCAAGAAGAGGGTATCTGGCATTTCTGCGCTGATTCCGATGCTCGTATCGTACGTGGACTGATTGCCCTAGTGATGGCTGCTTTTGAAGGCAAAACGTCACAACAGATCCAAGATTTCGATGTGGATGGATACTTCGAACAGCTCGGGCTCATCACGCATTTGAGTCCTTCCAGAGGGAATGGGTTGAAGGCTATCATCGATAAAGTAAAAGAGATCGCTGTTTAG
- the csdA gene encoding cysteine desulfurase CsdA, with protein MLDINGIRAQFPALSQNVNNEPLVYLDSAATTQKPQVVIDAITHYYSAQNANVHRGSHSLTAHATSQFEAARDNVAQFIGAKSSKSIIWTRGATEALNLIAQTYARNTLKVGDEILISEMEHHANIVPWQIVAQQTGATIVKVPMTQDGEFDLAAFHQLLTTNTKIVALAHITNVTGCRQPIEEVIQASHDKGAVVVVDGAQGIVHEKVDVSALDADFYVFSGHKLYAPAGIGVLYGKLALLEAMPPWHGGGKMVEKVSFSGTTFSGLPGKFEAGTPNVAGAIALSCAIDWYESFDRNAIEDHIHQLQHKTYQALSAIDDIRVLGYQSNASVLSIVMDGVHHQDLATLLDQQGIAVRAGHHCAHPLMEAFGVKGTVRISFGIYNTDEDVERLIAAIEKAVDIL; from the coding sequence ATGCTGGATATCAACGGCATTCGTGCGCAATTTCCAGCCCTGTCTCAGAACGTCAATAATGAACCCTTGGTGTATCTCGATAGCGCAGCAACCACTCAGAAACCTCAAGTCGTCATTGATGCGATTACTCATTACTACAGCGCGCAGAATGCCAATGTGCATCGTGGTAGTCACAGCTTAACTGCGCACGCCACCAGCCAATTTGAAGCAGCAAGAGATAATGTCGCTCAATTTATTGGGGCGAAGAGCAGTAAGAGTATTATCTGGACTCGCGGCGCGACTGAAGCGCTGAATCTCATCGCTCAAACCTACGCAAGAAATACGCTCAAGGTCGGTGATGAAATACTGATTAGTGAGATGGAACATCACGCGAACATCGTGCCTTGGCAAATCGTCGCCCAACAAACAGGTGCGACGATTGTAAAAGTACCAATGACGCAAGATGGCGAATTCGATTTGGCGGCGTTTCATCAGTTGCTGACCACTAACACCAAAATCGTCGCATTAGCTCATATCACTAATGTGACTGGCTGCCGTCAACCGATTGAGGAAGTGATTCAAGCGTCTCACGATAAAGGGGCGGTTGTCGTTGTCGATGGCGCTCAAGGCATAGTGCATGAAAAAGTGGACGTCTCTGCATTAGACGCGGATTTCTACGTATTCTCTGGTCACAAACTTTATGCTCCAGCGGGTATTGGAGTTCTTTACGGAAAATTAGCTCTGCTAGAGGCGATGCCACCTTGGCACGGTGGTGGAAAAATGGTCGAGAAAGTATCATTCTCTGGCACCACTTTCTCAGGCTTACCTGGCAAATTTGAAGCGGGTACTCCAAACGTAGCCGGAGCGATTGCTTTGAGCTGTGCAATTGACTGGTATGAGAGCTTTGATAGAAATGCCATCGAAGATCATATTCATCAGCTCCAACACAAAACTTATCAGGCGTTAAGTGCGATTGATGACATTCGTGTATTGGGCTACCAAAGTAACGCCAGCGTCTTAAGTATTGTTATGGATGGTGTTCATCATCAGGACTTAGCGACTTTGCTTGACCAACAAGGTATTGCGGTTCGCGCAGGACATCATTGCGCCCATCCTTTGATGGAAGCGTTTGGTGTAAAAGGAACCGTGAGAATTTCGTTTGGTATCTACAATACGGATGAGGATGTCGAACGCTTAATTGCAGCTATCGAAAAAGCTGTAGACATACTGTAA
- the mltA gene encoding murein transglycosylase A, translating into MNKRLLSLASLALLFGCAQPTDRAQQYLDEPFARTLNKVDVVESNKPRDFTEFAKQSEQVVVNSPSMAKTFGPLYEKLNEWVIESGDTTQLSQFGIQSAQLGGGDSKGNVLFTGYFSPVIELRHTPDETFKYPVHSMPKCEIECPTRAQIYDGALDGQGLELGYAANRIDPFIMEVQGSGFVHFGDDDTLEYFAYAGKNNKAYISIGKVLIERGLVEREKMSLKAINEWAHSNDEATVKELLEQNPSYVFFQPRAAAPVTGTAGIPLLPMASVAGDRTLFPMGTPILAEVPLLNADGTWSGAHQLRLLIVLDTGGAVKQNHLDLYHGMGPRAGTEAGHYKHFGRVWKLGLENSPLQAPWALPPEKLE; encoded by the coding sequence GTGAACAAACGCCTTCTTTCTCTTGCCAGCTTGGCGCTTCTGTTTGGTTGTGCTCAACCGACCGACCGAGCGCAACAATACTTAGACGAACCTTTTGCCAGAACACTGAATAAAGTGGATGTGGTGGAATCCAATAAACCGCGCGACTTTACTGAATTTGCCAAGCAAAGTGAGCAAGTGGTTGTTAACTCTCCTTCTATGGCTAAAACCTTTGGCCCTCTCTATGAAAAGCTCAACGAGTGGGTAATAGAAAGTGGCGATACCACTCAGCTCTCTCAGTTTGGTATCCAGTCTGCTCAGTTAGGCGGCGGTGATAGTAAAGGTAATGTGTTGTTCACAGGGTATTTTTCTCCGGTGATAGAGCTGCGTCATACTCCAGACGAAACATTTAAGTATCCTGTTCACAGCATGCCTAAGTGTGAGATTGAGTGTCCGACACGAGCGCAAATTTACGATGGCGCACTTGATGGACAAGGGCTTGAGCTAGGATATGCGGCAAACCGAATTGATCCTTTTATTATGGAAGTGCAGGGCAGTGGCTTTGTGCACTTTGGTGACGATGACACTTTAGAATACTTCGCTTATGCAGGTAAAAATAACAAGGCTTACATCAGCATTGGCAAAGTGCTGATTGAGCGAGGATTGGTTGAACGGGAAAAGATGTCGCTTAAAGCCATCAATGAGTGGGCGCACTCGAATGATGAAGCAACAGTGAAAGAGCTTCTGGAACAGAACCCTTCTTATGTCTTTTTCCAACCAAGAGCGGCTGCACCTGTAACGGGGACGGCAGGTATTCCTTTATTACCAATGGCTTCGGTAGCGGGCGATCGCACTCTGTTTCCGATGGGAACACCTATTTTGGCGGAAGTGCCTTTGTTGAATGCAGATGGCACTTGGTCTGGCGCTCACCAATTACGTTTGCTGATTGTGTTAGACACAGGTGGCGCGGTAAAACAGAACCATCTCGACCTTTATCATGGTATGGGACCGAGAGCGGGTACTGAAGCAGGGCACTACAAACACTTTGGCCGTGTTTGGAAGTTAGGTCTTGAGAACTCGCCACTGCAGGCGCCTTGGGCATTACCACCCGAAAAATTGGAATAA